The window tGAACTTTTTTGTGGCATCCGAAGCAGTGTCATATCCTTGGCAATGGCTACGCTTATATTGGTCAGGAAAAACTTGGCTAGGCAGTGCACCAGCTCCTAAACATCAAACTCGTCCAGAATGCTCAGGCTCGAACACCTCACTGCATAAAAAATAATTAGTATCATAAAAGTTATAACTTTAGCAAAAATTAAATGTGCTCGTTACCGAAATGCTTGCTCATGCACTTGTCTTGGATATGTTCCCTCCAGCATGCCTTGGAGATGGTGTTTCACAGCCTCATTCAATAAAGCCTGACACAAAAAttgtgaataacattacaaaaatATGGAcaagtcattttaaaaaattgaaacagAATTCTTACCTCATGTCGTATAGCTTCATCAACAATAGGAGACCTTCCTTTCTTTTTTACTATGACAACTTAATTCTAATATTTCAATACGAGTAGGTTTTACACCATTTTCCTGAAACTAATCAACAAATTGCGCCATCAAACTTAACTAACACCAACTATATTCTATTCACTTTAATCAACACTTTAAATCCCGACCCtaaaaatatagaatttgtgAATTAAAAATCATATAGAACTTATAAAAACAATCATTATATATAATGCTTACAAATTTATCTTCCAATGTTGGAATATTTATGCGTCCTTGTGCATGAATTCTTCATTTTttatgagcattttctctattaatttttgaCATTCTCGACAATAGGTTAACAAAAATGCATCATATACACCCATCTATATgtacaaaataataaatttattattactaCCTCATTCTTCTTCCAATAGTCACATAAAGTTTACCAAACCTCGAGTGTCAACTTATGAGGGACAGGACGCATTTGCAAGAGCTCATCTAAAGGAATATTTGGGTCATAAGACGTTGCCTTGACTTCGGCCCTCCATCGCCTCCATGCAACTCTCATCATTTGCATCACAATTTTTTTGTGGCGAGTAGGGATACAAAAATGTTCCTACGaatattaaacaaattatatTAATTTCTAATTGAAATTTGGAACTAAAAGAGTCTCAACTTACAGTTACAGATCCCCATGCAAGATCCAaacaatttttagatattttcctcCAGTCTAGAAAACTAAGGGGTAACAAGTTTCCATTTCGAGCAATCGTTCCCACAAAATTTGAAAGCGTGGGTTGTATTTCTCCATAAGGTTGACCCCTTTCATTAAATCTTACAACTAGTAAGTCATTGGGACCTAATGAATGAACATCCCTCATCACTGTCCTGCCCCGCGTATTTTGGCTCCTTTGAGATGAACCTAAAAAAGTATTTAAAACATAATATTAATTCATTAAAAAACATAGTGTTACTTCATTGTAAATTCAATTAGCTATTCATATCCCCAAAAAAATTCTAACCTTCCTCATTATGCTCAACATTGTGTTGTAAGTCCAATTCAACATTTTGTGTTTCCGATGGAGAGTGCGGCAGTGGTACATCTTGTGGTTCATTTTCACCATTTAATCCTCTATTATTTGACTCTTCTCTTCTAGATCGTCGTATTTTGAAGCAACTTTTGAATTCTTTTGTTCACCATTTTCAAAGTGAAGCAATTCCTACAAGAAATAGACAACAAGTGTGTGACATTTTTCAAAAGATGATTACATACTCATATTTATGTTGCAAATTCAAGCTCTTATCCAAATTTTATATCTTTAAATTTTGACAATTCCAAAAAAAAAGGCCAAAAAATTAAGATCAGACAATTTTATTTGCAAAATGGTGACAATAAATAAAAGCTAACAAAAGGTAGTCAAAAACATAACGATATATCAACATCTTTAAACCACGAAAATAAAAAGTAATCACGCCTAAAATGATATGATAGTCTGGGACAATCACCCAAAATTCTAGAAACTagattcaaatatatatatacttcaaGCAAGAAATTACCTCCAAGAATCAAAATTAGTTGTAATATTCTCCCTGTGAAGTATCGGTAAAGGAGATGAGTAGATGAAGCAATATATATCAATACATTAGATAGATAAGTTTAGGGTTCTAGAAATTAAAAGCGGGAATCatgaaaaaaaatagcaaaataaTGTGAGTGCTAAAAAAAGGGAGCCCTTTCATTGCCAATAAACATGGTATTTTAGTTTCTATTTTGGTAAAATTTTATGGTTAGAATCTTGGTGAACCATATTAAAATTGTGCAGGTATAGGAATTTTATTCTTTCTTAAAATAATTCACCAACAAGCAAATTTTCCATTGCatctatttatataaataaaatatgattatattttaaaatatagacAATGATAAGATTGATAATGAGTTATTATAATGAGTATTTAAATAAAAATGCGTGAAATGAATTGTTTAGTTAAcacttttattttatgatttttaaaatatatacggACCATTTTCCTGCAAATGGTCTTGATGGCTAGTTTATAATTGAGAATTGATAAAGTTGAAAACAcacaatttaaaaataattttagcacaTAAGATTTAAGTTTCTCTTCGTTTACTACAATTGTTGCGtgcatttattttataaaaattttgataaagataagaagataaaattattaataagttttaaaattattttaggtatgaaaataaaatagaatattaaCGTAATTTAATTTTGGACTTCACCAAATCAATCGAGATTCGACAGTTTGTATTGTtatctataaaataatttttaataaaattagaagatggATTCCATGCGTATTACCTATACAAGTGAGTTAATTTCCGATGACAGAGAAGCCAACAATGGTGCAGAAATTGGattgttattttttctaagtatcTCGATCGGAATGTTGGATTTTTAAGGAGTAAGGAGAATGATTCACGATTTGTTGTGTGTATGTGGGACGTAGGGTTAAAAATTGaggaaatttaaatattaataataggcAAAAGACCCTAGGTTAAAAAAAATATGTGACTTTGTAGAAATGGTTTTGTTGACCACTTTAAAAAGTCTAATAAACCATTGCCAAACAAAAAATTGAATCGGTTTATAAAACCGCTCTTAAATTTCATAACGTTCTAAACGGTTTTAAATAACTGATGCTGCAATTAATCTGCTGGATCAGTTTTCCAACCGCTCCTATTACTCTTACCTTTTACAAGTGGTTTCATTTATCCACTCTTGTTGCTACACATATTTAGAGTGGTTTAACCACTCTTgttgctccgctcgcttgggtgatgctccggcagttcggaattgagctcacccgaacccaactccgaccttctcctcgagcagtcttcctccccagcttctcgtTCCTTAGACTGccgtgcacgtccttctcgtctgtcggtgtactctttcgtagcatcTTGTCCTTCAGATatactgagcccgtcgactccgtTCTTGTGTCATCtgtctcgctagctgcgtcttctgcttgacttcttgtattcctaagctcctgcacacttagacaaaggatcaaacacaacatgacctaactaaaCTTGGTTAGCCATATTAAAACTACCCAAGGTAGTTACAAACACATGATCGTAGTAATCAGATTTATCCCGAAAGGTATAAGATATTTTTTTGAGTAATATAATTTCTTTCTTAGAGAATGGATGAATATAATAGGATAATATCATTTGAGTTCGCATAGCAATATTCTGAAGAACTATCAGACAATATCATTTGGAGTTCGCATAACAATATTCTAAAGGATTGCTGGAGATATTCTTAAAGGTGGAAGAGCAATATTATTGACGGGTgagctcatatttggatgaaggtcaATGCGATGGATGCTATGGGAAaaaaatctattaagatttttcataataaaattttgttgtgattttatataatagaattctattacagtttttcataacagaattctgttataatttttcataataaaattctgttataattttaccgggtctggggtttatgcactatttatagggatcattgtaacaTATTGTACAACAACAATCACAAGAATCATTGAATGTAATTCTCTTATgtaaagagaattctaataaagcttcgaccATTTTTGTAGAGTAGGCACGTCGCCTAACAACGgtagctcttcttcttcttctccttcctcgtgtttgttctccttttgtgcgtctttgccTCATTGCTCCACGCGATCTCTTTCTCACTTCCTTTTCTTCCacattagaggttgagaggtgctgcccctctctttgcacaataattggtatcagagctacagatTTTACGGATTTCTTCGACATATCGGGGATGACTTCtgtgaagtttgatatggtgaagtttgataGAACCAGGAACTTCagattatggcagagaagggtcaaggacttaTTGGTGCAACAAGATatggtgaaggcgctaggagaaagtAAACAAGAAAGCATGGAGAGTTCAGATTaggaagaacttcaggcgaaggtAGTGACAACAATTAGAATTTGTCCTACAGATGATATGATATTCCATGTCATGGATGAGGAGTCACCGGTGGCAGTTTGACTAAAGCTGAAAAGTTGGTACATAtcaaagtcattgacaaacaaTTGTATCTTAAACAGAAATTATTCGGGTTGAAAATGACAGAAGGAACTGATCTAAACCAGCACATCAAtgtattcaaccagattgtaagtgatctgaagTGGGTTACtgtgaagatcgaagatgaagacaaagtgctgatgttgttgaattctctacctttatCTCCTAcatacgagaatttggttacttctttaatgtggggtaaggaaactctcaaattggaggagatcacatgTGTGTTGCTAGGTTTttaccaaaggaagaaaacaaggatGAAGTTTCTTAGGGAGGACTTGtgataaatagcaaccaagagcatGATAGGagtaaatctcgacatggatctaGTAATGACAACAAATCTCATTttaagtcgagaaggaagaagataatcatgtgctacaaatgtggaggcaaatgtcatatcaagagagattgtccaaaaataaagaaatatgttgcagagaacaaaggtagttcaacaaaatttacaaacattaaatttaaataccaatattaatttaatttaaccctaaaaacaaaattgaattaaacatatgttaattaaCATAATacattactttaaaaatattttaaaaattaattttaaaatccttttaaaaattctttttaaaaattattttaaaaatctttttaaaaattattttacaagttattttaaaaatatttttaaattacttttaaaaaattttctaaaaaaaatattttaaaaatcttttaaaattgcttttaatttttttaaaaaaagtttttttaaaaatcattttaaaaatctattaaaaattcttttaaaaatatttttaaaaattactttatatttttttaaaattttttattaaaaatcttttaattattttaaaaatatttttaaaattacttttaaaaatatttttaaaattacttttaaaaattcttttaaaatccttttaaaaatatttaaaaattatttttaaaaaattaatgaaattataaattaaaagtttaattaattcaactaacttaaacctaaatcttgattcaacaaataattaaatcaattaaaatttaattaacttaaactttaaattgaattaaataattaataagtggataattaaaacttaattgaattaaaaattatttaacttaacttgattagtaccctaatttaacataattaaaatattaactttACTCTAATtcactttaaattaaacttgactttacaataaaaagataattaaaacttaactttaattttacctaataaattttaatttcaaacttaatcaaaaacTTAACTttacttaaattataatttatcttaattaaaaattgactcaaattgaaccttaactttatttaactttgtttaataactttaacaaatttaactctaaattaatattaactctaaacttagttaatcctaatttaatgaaacttaagttaaatctaatcaaaAGTTAAAGAtgaagtaaataaaaaattaaattataactaatactttcattaatcaattaactcaattaattaatatgaaatttaagttgttttaatcaaataaatattaaattattaattgagttagtaacaaattatttattattgagttagtaaatagtggttagacatttaagaatgattttttaaaatatttttatatagtgGGGGAGGGGGTAATTTGAAGCAATTTTAAAACCTTTTTGAAAAAATTCTTGTTAACATGTTTTCAATTTTCTTATATCCTACCAATCAATTAGTTAAAGTAGAGTGTAAAGGGGACGataagggtttaagttagaaatcaaAGAAACTCAGAATAACTTAACtctaaaaatgatcaagagaaagaaacaaaactaacttagattattcttttgttattttcatatatattttgcatgtcttttcctaattttaatccaggttgtcattgcatcaaaaagagaaagattgttggtgcagtttgtactaacggtgtaactcaagttttgatgaatgacaagtgattTAAGTTAGATGTTTTTGTGGTCtgattactttaccaagtgtgcaggaattgatggTCTGAAAGACCGAACACCAGGCAGAAATTCAactaggtctgcaggaccagatagttggtacaaagtccaaataggttaacGGAAAGACCATATATCTAGTAGGAAGATCGGTTGAGTTTGTGATACTAGACAACTGGTAGAAGTCTAATTGGGTCTGCAGATCGAACAGctggcatgaagacctggtgggtcaagaggctagtcaaccaacaacaaattgataagtaaaggtaagtcactggaggagagtgattaaGTGAGAACACATCTCAGTTGAGGGACAGTATGCGTCAGTTCAGGTTAGGTCCACTTTGTATCTCTAATATGAGACCTTGACTAATTCCTAGTCCTAGGAGGACAGGAGCTAATTGCTACTTCTTATTATCATTGTGCGAACTTTGTTTTATATGTTACATGTTTTAGATTTGGATAAACACAACttgcagggcaaaaggagcaaaaaaccttcggatgaacagtacccgaagacgccttcaagcattggaagacgCCTTggcactgttcatagaaggcgcgttcaatggcttgaaggcgccttccaagggataAATTTTGGACCCCGTCGTAGATAAGGCACAGCGAAGTCGGGATCAGATTTACCATGTTGAAGGCACTTTCAAtgcttatggaaggtgccttccatgccctttataaggcagtctcgactaAGCATCAACTAACAACTACTGTACAAGCTACTACGCATCTATTTGAGGTTCCGACTGCTCCGACTTCTTGCTGCGACTCTGTTGTGAAGTTGCTACACCTGACAACTGCTCCAAGGACTTTCAATCACGGCTGGCAGACTGACACCGATACTTGTGCGCTCTCACTTCGATCCCTATGTGTCGGTAACAAAGTTATTTTTTTGTACTTCATTTCTGCAAatggaaagtgtagcttgttacacttttTCAATCTTTTTATACTCGATattctcttccggaggtaccggaagaggttttaTACTGGATTACTCATCAGTAGGTCCGCGAGaccgggtcttggagtaggagtcgtcgaaggctccgaaccatgtaaaccgCTTGTGTTCGTATTATTTTTCATTTGTCTATTCTCTTATTCCACTGTGTTCATACTTTGATTTGAAAACCAAAAAGAATGagattttcaaaaccacgtgattcaccccctctcacgtgcgactcGATACAACACATACGTTAATTAGAGCGGTGCTGGttttggtggcacatcacgatttgcaGCTGGagtaaatggatgtgaagacgacaTTTCTTCATAGAAATTTGGAGGAGTAGATTTTTATATCACAACTTGAGAGATTTAGTCAGCCCAAACAAGAGCGGTTGTTTTACAAATTGAAGGAATCactctatggattgaaacaatctcctaagCAATGGTACAaatgttttgattcatacatgattcaaaacggatattGGAGATGTGAGTATGACTATTAATTGTTGCAAAGAAGTTgagagaggttgacaaattgaagaggctactgagcaaggaatttgatatgaaagatttgagagaggccaagaagattcttgggatggagattcacaagGATAAAGTTatagggagattatggttgtcttaATATAGCTATGTGAAGAAGGTGCTAAATAGGTTCAACATGAAAAATGTAAAGTCGATGAGCACACCCCTGGCATATCATTttaagttatccagtacacagtaTCCAAAAATGGATGacaagatccaagagatgtcaaaggttccttatgtcAGTGCAGTTAGTTGTCTAATGTATGCCATGATTTGCACAAGACCAGATTTGGTGCAAGtagttagtatggtaagcaagtttctctcaaatcctggtcaATCACATTGGGATGTAGTGAAGTAAATTTTCAGaaacttgagaaatacaactgattattACATCATGTTCAGTAGATAATCGGAAGATCCTTCAGTTGTTGGGTATGTAGATACgaactatgcaggagatttagataacatgAGGTGTACTACAGGATACATGTTCATTGTGACAAGATGAtatatttgttggaaatctataaTATAATCTATTATTACATTGTCTACTATGGAGTCAGAGTATATGGCAGCAGCTGAAGCAtcgaaggaagctttatggcttacagggttggttAAAGAACTGagtgttcagcaaggtggagtcaagttgttatacGATAGTCAAAGTGCcatctatttggcgaagaatcaggtgtatcatgcgagaaccaagcatattgatgtgaggtttcacaatatcagagagttgattgcttctggagaaattcaacttgagaaggttcacattGCAAATAATGCTACAGAAATGCTGATAAAGCCAGTAACCACAGAGAAGTTCAAGTATTGCTTGAACTTAATCCATATCTTTGGATGATAGAGGAAGGAGGCTCAAACCTAGAAATCCAGATGGAGCTTTATTCAGATACTCATGTTCTTCGAAGGGGtaaatattcgccaaggtggagattgttaaCAGGTGACTCATATTTGGACGAAGGCCAATGTGATGGATAATATGGAAGAAAaatttgttaagatttttcgtaataaaattctgttataattttatataacagaattctgttacaaTTTTTTATAAACAGAATTTTGttacgatttttcataataaaattttgttatattTTACCAGGTCTAGAGTTTATACATTATTTATAGAGATTATTGTAAATTTATTGTACAACAACAATCACAAGAATCATttaatgtgattctcttgtgtagagagaattctaataaagtttttGCCGTTTTTGTAGAGTAGGCACATCGCCGAACCATgataactcttcttcttcctcttcttcttcttctccttccttgtgtttgctctccttttgtgtgTCTTACCATCATTGCTCCGCgtgatctctttctctcttcctcttcttcggcaTTAGAGGTTTAGAGGTGTTGCCccctctctttgcacaacaaATATTATTTAGAGTAAATAGAGCAACTTTATAAGAGATGTACCGAGCAATAGTTATGTGTTTCATAAAGCAACTTCACAAGAGCTAGAGGCACCAAGCAATAGCTCTGCGTTTCATAAAGCAACTTCACAAGATAGGCACCGAGCAATAACTCTGCGATTGATTGAGCAACTTCATAAGAGAGGCGCCAAGTAATAACTCTGTGTTTCATAGAACAACTTCACAAGAGATGCGCCAAACAATAACTCTGCATTTCGTAGAACAACTTTAATAGAGAGGTACTAACCAATAACTCTATGTACCATAGAGCAACTTCACAAGAGATGAGCCGAGCAATAATTCTACATTCCACAGATTAACCTTACAAAGGTTCACTGAGCAATAACTTTGTGCTCCACAGAGCAATCTTATAAAGGATTGTCGATCAATATAATTGGATTGGCTAGGCTGAAGAACCCTCAGAGCAATAACACATGGGTCCACGGAGCAATATGGTTAAGCAAGGATTTTATTATTAGACTTTCAACTATTAACACGTGGTGATAGTTGAAGGGAGGGATGTCAAAGACAGTTCCTCCGATTCCCTCTTCAAAGTACATGGCAACTAGTGATTGGTGGACAAACCTTGTCAGAGATGGTTTCCTCAACCCTCCCCTTCATCTTATATGGCAGTCATGGATTGAGCGCGCCATAACGAACCATTAGAATTGCGTCTTCATCAACTTAGATGGGAATAAGTAGAAAGGCACGAAGAAGAGGGGATGTGAAAATTCTTTTTGTTACAACTATATAAACACCTTGAATGGTAACTCCTAGGTACGAGGTCTTCTTCTTCTCACTTGTGGAGACAACTCCTTAAGTCCTTCTTCTTTTACtgttttcattcatttttttttccaatcgatcactgacttgagcatcgaaagAGCCACGTCGAAGAAGCCAACCTGACTCTAACTGGTGTTTATCATTTCAAATCTAATTGTCCTTGCAACAGAGGAAGACTTGTGGAGAAAGATGAGCTCGAGCGAGTAGAAAAAGGAACCATCAACGCCCAATATCCCATTTACATCGATTAATTTTGGAAATGATCGACTTGATTCTACGAAAATTTTCTACTAGCTATCAGAATAAATTAAGAAGTACAGTAGGTAGCCCATCAGACTAATGTTCTTAGGTCAACTGACTATTAAAAGAAATTTATCTTTTAATTCATTGAAATTGAGAATGTTTTTAAATATCTGTTTTATAGAAATGGGTGAtgtataatattttgaaaatgtaatatttggaaggatgatattttttttaagaatatttGTAGAAGGATGAAAATGTAAgccataattatttttttaaaaatatatatacattgaAATTTAAGGGGTTTCAAAATGGGAATCAATTAttgtataaaaaaatagaaagaagTGAGTGTTAGGAGTTTTGGTAAAAAGAAATCGAAAATAAATAGATAAAGGAAACAAAATtgtcataataataataataataataataatattcctgTTCTGAATCAGACACTATAAAACCGCTCCTCCTGTTCCTGCAAATTAACAACGCAGCAATTCACGCTCCTCCATCGTCTTCCTCCTCCTCGAtcgtcttcttcctcctccatcgCGGTCTCTGTTCTCTGTTCCACCTTCTATCGATCGCAAGaagtaatttttttattcaatttcGCCTAAGCAGCGATTTTGATCAGTAATTTAGTGTCTCGGTGATCGATCGAGATGGGATTGAAAGGATTCGTGGAAGGAGGCATCGCCTCCATCGTCGCCGGCTGCTCCACCCACCCCCTCGACCTCATTAAGGTCCGAATGCAGCTCCAGGGCGAGTCCGCCTCCGCCGCCCTCCGCCCAGCCATCCCTGTCTACGGTGGCCCCTCCGCAGCCGCACTCCCCCAGCAAATTCCCTCCTTTCCGCCGCTGCTGCGCCGGCCCGGGCCAGTCGCCGTCTGCGGGCAGATTCTCCGCGCTGAGGGCCCCGTGGGGTTCTTTTCCGGCGTCTCCGCCACCGTCCTGCGGCAGAGCCTCTACTCCACCACCCGGATGGGGCTTTACGACATGTTCAAGACGCGGTGGTCGGAGGAGGGCGGGACGTTTCCGCTGCACCGGAAGGTCACGGCGGGGCTGATATCCGGAGCGATCGGCGCCGCGGTGGGGAACCCTGCCGACGTTGCGATGGTCCGGATGCAGGCCGACGGCCGGCTCCCACCCGAGCAGCGCCGGAACTACCGGAGCGTGGTGGACGCGGTGGGGCGCATGGCGCGGGAGGAGGGAGTAGGGAAACTGTGGCGGGGCGCGGGGCTGACGGTGAACCGGGCCATGATCGTAACGGCAGCGCAGCTAGCGACGTACGACCAGGCGAAGGAAGCGATCCTGCGGCGGAGGGGGGCGAAGGCGGACGGTCTGGGCACTCACGTGGCGGCGAGCTTCACGGCGGGACTGGTGGCGGCGGTGGCGTCCAACCCGGTGGACGTGATCAAGACGCGGGTGATGAACATGAAAGTGGAGGAGGGTGCGCCGCCTCCGTACGCCGGGGCGTTGGACTGCGCGGTGAAGACGGCGAGGACAGAGGGGGTGGCGGCGTTCTACAAGGGTTTTTTGCCCACCGTGATCCGCCAGGGGCCCTTCACCGTCATCCTCTTCGTCACGCTCGAGCAGGTGCGCAAGCTCCTTAAGGATTTTTAAGTCGCCTTACATCCATCAGATTCCACGATGGACGGCCAATAGAGGGAGACGCTGctgatcatttttttaaaaaaattcacatTCATCACGCAGATTGaaagttcttttaatttttttgtaggttgaattttgaatttgattaatatttttttatttgaatttgataatagAAATGGAATATTCAAAAACATGTGGTCCGGCCTGAATCCATCCCCATCAAGCATTTGGAAACGCAGCCGGTTTTGAACCGGAAAATGCTGACTCACAAGGGGTTATTTCCGATAGAAACGGTCAAATTTCGATTGAACCGGACAGGTTCCTATTATTTCAGCAGAAATGATGGATCCCCAATCCTGTTAAACAAAAAACTAAGAACTAAACTAGTAGTTGAAGTTGAAAGAACACACAATGGTAAAGAAAACTCATTTTTTCAATCATCGCAAGGGCCTAATATCCTCTCCTTCACATCTtgaagttttaagaaaaattcatCCCTGTTTTCCTGCAAATGTATCAGTGGTTTTAGGATTTGGAGAAACAAAAAGGCGATCGAACAAAGGGAGGGAAATGTACCTTGAAGATGAAATATCTCGAGGTGAACCAGGCTGTAAAGCCGAGGCCAATAACTTCGAGGACCTTAGGAACCTGGTTCATGAGGTAGTTTGTGTTAATCAAATCAGTTTTGTAATAGCGCAAAGTTTGTTTAACAAAAATTTGGAAGGGAAAGAATACCACGGGTACAGAATCCAGTGCGGAAA is drawn from Zingiber officinale cultivar Zhangliang chromosome 1B, Zo_v1.1, whole genome shotgun sequence and contains these coding sequences:
- the LOC121974024 gene encoding mitochondrial uncoupling protein 5-like, encoding MGLKGFVEGGIASIVAGCSTHPLDLIKVRMQLQGESASAALRPAIPVYGGPSAAALPQQIPSFPPLLRRPGPVAVCGQILRAEGPVGFFSGVSATVLRQSLYSTTRMGLYDMFKTRWSEEGGTFPLHRKVTAGLISGAIGAAVGNPADVAMVRMQADGRLPPEQRRNYRSVVDAVGRMAREEGVGKLWRGAGLTVNRAMIVTAAQLATYDQAKEAILRRRGAKADGLGTHVAASFTAGLVAAVASNPVDVIKTRVMNMKVEEGAPPPYAGALDCAVKTARTEGVAAFYKGFLPTVIRQGPFTVILFVTLEQVRKLLKDF